A window of the bacterium genome harbors these coding sequences:
- a CDS encoding T9SS type A sorting domain-containing protein: MNKTILSFSFAVVLVFSSLFIGNIFAQTAPLQYYIQSYQFESQIYDGNGTVGSNPSEIIIGEIELHNIPWLQLHFSDVNLGNESYLIIRSLYDDKWQKLDAVSMKQWNNFSAFFNGNAVEIKLFLAQTDRQVYIKIDEIVVGEWFEGDPTESQCGPTDDRTASNQPATARLLSVGCTAWIIPNGKFATAGHCLDGSSSTVVEFNVPLSLPNGTLQHPGPEDQYSVNVSTKIFTNGGVGNDWGVFEVFPNSITGLMPKQAQNAYWPLVQDLGPDSIRITGYGVDDGTANQTQQTHIGPNAGSSGTTMRYVTDTEGGNSGSPVIDGLTNVAVGVHTHGGCTSSGGNNNGTSLFHTAFWAAVDQGAGGCPVEPPTDPSPPNGTTGVPLNLAQLTWLNGMGAVTNELYFGTNPSSLNLVQSGTLATSWTITGVTFTYGTTYYWRVVEIGDTCSTNGPVWSFTTVQDPNLVQWCDAFTNMNNWTIVGPLGTTNWSANNSGSAGGTAPELRLTWTPSFTGVSKIRSVVIPLPDNQSMTYSFNYYFDWYANPSGTITVGVTYDGGATSTILYNQPDATGNIGPIVMSGNFTTPASGAANTQIEITYNGYSFNYDNVYWDNMCLEYVVPVELAAFTVNALGADVELIWTTATETNNKGFEVERITSSGDFEMIGFVPGYGTTTEPKSYSYTDSKPGSGNYSYRLKQIDYDGSFSYSNVIEVEVTAPSTFSLEQNYPNPFNPSTTIRFSIPVETDVRLNVYNTLGQEVAEILNGRLKEGYHEVDFDAVSLTSGIYFYRLEADKFVDVKKMIIIK, from the coding sequence ATGAATAAAACTATACTATCCTTTAGCTTTGCGGTAGTTCTGGTCTTTTCATCTCTCTTTATAGGGAATATTTTTGCTCAGACAGCTCCGCTACAATATTACATTCAATCTTATCAATTCGAATCTCAAATTTATGATGGGAACGGAACTGTGGGATCAAATCCATCAGAGATTATAATAGGTGAAATTGAACTACACAATATTCCATGGTTGCAGCTGCATTTTTCTGATGTGAACCTTGGAAATGAAAGTTATTTGATAATACGATCGCTCTACGATGACAAGTGGCAGAAACTCGATGCTGTTTCAATGAAACAATGGAATAATTTCAGCGCGTTCTTTAACGGTAATGCTGTTGAAATAAAATTATTCCTTGCACAAACTGACAGGCAGGTTTATATAAAAATTGATGAGATTGTCGTAGGTGAATGGTTTGAAGGTGATCCGACTGAATCACAGTGCGGTCCGACTGATGACCGTACAGCCTCCAATCAGCCTGCAACTGCAAGATTATTAAGTGTTGGCTGTACAGCTTGGATTATTCCAAATGGGAAATTCGCTACAGCAGGTCATTGTCTGGACGGAAGCAGTTCAACAGTAGTTGAATTTAACGTTCCACTCTCTTTACCAAACGGAACACTTCAGCATCCGGGTCCGGAAGATCAGTATTCTGTAAATGTATCAACTAAAATTTTTACTAACGGTGGTGTAGGTAATGACTGGGGAGTTTTCGAAGTTTTTCCGAACTCTATAACTGGATTGATGCCAAAGCAGGCACAGAATGCTTACTGGCCTCTGGTTCAGGATTTAGGCCCGGATTCAATCAGGATTACTGGTTATGGAGTTGATGATGGTACCGCTAATCAAACCCAGCAAACTCATATTGGACCAAATGCTGGTTCTAGTGGAACTACGATGAGATATGTTACAGATACTGAGGGTGGAAATTCAGGCAGCCCTGTTATTGATGGTTTAACAAATGTAGCAGTTGGTGTTCATACACACGGAGGCTGTACATCCAGCGGTGGAAACAATAACGGAACAAGTCTTTTTCACACTGCGTTTTGGGCAGCAGTAGACCAGGGAGCTGGTGGATGCCCTGTCGAACCACCTACTGATCCTAGTCCTCCAAATGGCACAACAGGTGTTCCTCTTAATTTAGCTCAGTTAACCTGGCTTAACGGGATGGGTGCGGTGACCAATGAACTTTACTTTGGTACAAATCCTTCTTCATTAAATCTTGTGCAGAGTGGTACACTTGCAACAAGCTGGACAATAACCGGTGTGACTTTTACTTATGGAACAACTTATTACTGGAGAGTTGTTGAAATTGGAGATACTTGTTCTACAAATGGTCCTGTATGGAGCTTTACAACAGTTCAGGATCCAAATTTAGTACAGTGGTGTGATGCATTTACAAATATGAATAACTGGACAATTGTTGGTCCACTCGGTACAACGAACTGGTCTGCAAATAACTCTGGTTCTGCAGGAGGAACGGCTCCGGAACTGAGATTGACTTGGACGCCTTCATTTACTGGTGTTTCGAAAATAAGATCGGTTGTTATTCCATTACCTGATAATCAATCGATGACTTATTCGTTCAATTATTACTTTGATTGGTATGCTAATCCAAGCGGAACCATCACAGTTGGTGTAACCTATGATGGTGGTGCAACAAGTACAATTCTCTACAACCAGCCTGATGCAACTGGGAACATTGGACCAATTGTTATGAGTGGTAATTTTACAACTCCAGCTTCAGGAGCGGCAAATACGCAAATTGAAATTACTTACAATGGATACTCATTTAATTACGATAATGTCTACTGGGATAATATGTGCCTAGAATATGTAGTTCCTGTAGAATTAGCTGCATTCACAGTAAACGCACTTGGGGCAGATGTTGAATTGATCTGGACAACTGCAACTGAAACTAACAACAAAGGTTTTGAAGTAGAGAGAATAACTTCTTCAGGTGATTTTGAGATGATCGGATTTGTTCCTGGATATGGAACAACCACTGAACCAAAATCATATTCTTACACTGATTCAAAACCAGGTTCAGGTAATTATTCATATAGATTAAAACAAATAGATTACGATGGTTCATTCAGCTATTCGAATGTTATTGAAGTGGAAGTAACTGCCCCGAGCACCTTCTCGCTTGAGCAGAATTATCCTAACCCATTCAATCCAAGTACGACAATCAGGTTTTCGATTCCTGTTGAGACAGATGTAAGGTTAAATGTTTATAACACACTTGGTCAGGAAGTAGCTGAAATTTTGAATGGCAGATTGAAAGAAGGATATCACGAAGTAGATTTTGATGCCGTTTCGTTAACTTCAGGTATTTACTTCTACAGGCTTGAAGCTGATAAATTTGTCGATGTTAAGAAGATGATAATCATAAAATAA
- a CDS encoding T9SS type A sorting domain-containing protein, with protein MKIHKIFFLVFIPVVAASAQWYQQNSGTTFHLQSVFFIDENTGWACGNEGVILKTTNGGENWFEQNSTTTEDLREILFVDENYGWAYQYHLIVSTTDGGATWSAQPFGPPENLVALQFINANTGWQLYYIIDLATFISKTTDGGTSWSVQYNLPDEYYDAMFFIDENYGWAGTIWAVSKTTDGGTNWTQNTANLAGSPMCIRFANHQTGWISSNTLGSYDISKSTDGGMSWFNQKFAPGEYIHSISCPNDSTVYAAGFKMFIPPNPHEAFILKTVDGGINWNEQYAGNGVLNSIFFINDTTGWAVGDSGKILFTENGGVTSIKENQLNAVEFALSQNYPNPFNPTTKIKFTIPSVETTRRVVFTTLKVYDGLGNEVATLINAEKPAGEYEVIFDASSGIRNLVSGIYFYQLRADNFAQTKKMVYLK; from the coding sequence ATGAAAATCCATAAAATATTCTTTCTGGTTTTTATTCCGGTAGTTGCCGCATCTGCACAATGGTATCAGCAAAACAGCGGAACCACTTTCCATCTTCAATCAGTCTTTTTTATCGATGAAAATACAGGTTGGGCTTGTGGAAATGAAGGTGTAATTTTAAAAACAACAAATGGCGGCGAAAATTGGTTTGAACAGAATTCAACAACTACAGAAGATCTTAGAGAAATTCTTTTTGTTGATGAAAACTATGGGTGGGCTTATCAGTATCATCTGATAGTCAGTACAACAGATGGCGGTGCAACGTGGTCTGCTCAACCATTTGGACCTCCTGAAAATTTAGTTGCACTGCAATTTATCAATGCAAATACAGGTTGGCAGCTTTACTATATAATCGATCTTGCAACATTTATAAGCAAAACAACCGATGGGGGAACTAGCTGGTCGGTTCAATATAATCTTCCTGATGAATATTATGATGCTATGTTTTTTATAGACGAGAATTATGGATGGGCTGGAACAATTTGGGCTGTAAGTAAAACGACGGACGGTGGAACGAATTGGACACAGAATACAGCAAATCTTGCTGGTTCTCCAATGTGTATAAGATTTGCAAATCATCAGACAGGATGGATTAGCAGTAACACACTCGGTAGTTATGATATATCAAAATCCACCGATGGAGGTATGTCTTGGTTTAACCAAAAGTTTGCCCCCGGTGAATATATCCATTCAATTTCGTGTCCGAATGATTCTACAGTTTATGCTGCAGGTTTTAAAATGTTTATTCCACCAAACCCTCATGAAGCATTTATTCTAAAGACTGTAGATGGAGGCATTAACTGGAATGAGCAGTACGCCGGAAATGGAGTATTGAATTCAATCTTCTTTATAAATGATACAACCGGATGGGCTGTTGGTGACAGCGGAAAGATTTTATTTACAGAAAATGGTGGTGTTACTTCAATTAAAGAAAATCAGCTTAATGCGGTTGAGTTTGCATTATCACAAAACTATCCTAACCCATTCAATCCAACCACAAAAATAAAATTTACTATTCCATCAGTAGAGACGACCCGGCGGGTCGTCTTTACAACATTGAAGGTTTACGATGGGTTAGGAAATGAAGTTGCAACGCTTATTAACGCAGAGAAACCTGCCGGAGAATATGAAGTGATTTTCGATGCATCATCTGGTATCAGGAACCTGGTATCCGGAATCTATTTCTACCAACTTCGTGCAGATAACTTTGCTCAAACAAAAAAAATGGTCTATCTCAAATAG
- a CDS encoding aspartate kinase: MKVLKFGGTSVGSAERMKEVARLINREEKQLVVLSAMSGTTNALVQIAEHLYSKKNSKANQLINQLEKKYKQVVSELYSDPVVSKDATALIDSHFNYIRSFTQDIFTIHEERAILAQGELISTALFHQYLTEQKIDSILLPALNFMRIDTNGEPDNYYIKENLERELTKQPDKKLFITQGYICRNLYGEVDNLKRGGSDYSASLIGAAISAEEIQIWTDISGFHNNDPRYVENTYPIERLSFDEAAELAYFGAKILHPSSVLPAKLANIPVRLKNTMKPEDPGTLISAESNGSGIKAVAAKDGITAIKIKSGRMLLAYGFLRKVFEVFERFKTPIDMITTSEVAVSVTIDDTTYLAEITEELKYYGAVEVDSDQTIICVVGENLIEQKGIINKVLESLKRFNLRMISYGGSRHSISILVNSSDKKEALISLNKIFSN, encoded by the coding sequence ATGAAAGTTCTTAAATTCGGCGGCACTTCGGTTGGTTCTGCAGAGAGGATGAAGGAAGTTGCCAGATTAATTAATAGAGAAGAAAAACAACTTGTTGTTCTTTCCGCTATGTCCGGCACAACAAACGCACTTGTTCAGATTGCTGAACACCTGTATTCAAAAAAGAATTCAAAAGCCAACCAACTGATCAATCAACTTGAAAAAAAATACAAGCAGGTTGTGTCCGAATTATATTCCGATCCTGTTGTCAGCAAAGATGCAACGGCACTGATCGATTCTCATTTCAATTACATTAGATCGTTCACACAGGATATTTTTACAATTCATGAGGAAAGAGCAATACTGGCTCAAGGCGAATTGATTTCGACGGCACTTTTTCATCAGTATTTAACTGAACAAAAAATTGATTCAATTCTACTCCCCGCTTTAAATTTTATGAGGATTGACACAAACGGCGAACCGGATAATTATTACATAAAAGAAAATCTCGAAAGAGAATTAACAAAACAACCGGATAAAAAATTGTTCATTACTCAGGGTTATATATGCAGAAATCTTTACGGTGAAGTCGATAACTTAAAACGTGGCGGAAGTGATTATAGTGCTTCGCTGATTGGAGCTGCAATCAGTGCAGAGGAAATTCAAATTTGGACAGACATCAGCGGTTTCCATAACAACGATCCAAGATACGTTGAAAATACTTATCCAATCGAACGATTGTCATTTGATGAGGCAGCTGAGCTTGCTTACTTCGGCGCAAAGATTCTTCATCCTTCAAGTGTGCTTCCAGCAAAACTTGCAAACATTCCGGTTCGCTTAAAAAATACAATGAAGCCAGAGGATCCCGGTACCTTAATTTCCGCTGAATCAAACGGATCAGGAATAAAAGCTGTCGCAGCAAAAGACGGCATCACTGCGATCAAAATTAAATCAGGCAGGATGCTTCTTGCTTACGGATTTTTAAGAAAAGTTTTTGAAGTATTTGAGAGATTCAAAACACCGATTGATATGATTACAACTTCGGAGGTCGCTGTATCGGTCACAATAGATGACACAACTTATCTCGCCGAAATAACGGAAGAACTAAAATATTATGGTGCAGTTGAAGTTGATTCGGATCAAACAATAATTTGCGTTGTTGGAGAAAATCTGATCGAGCAAAAAGGAATCATCAACAAAGTTTTGGAGTCATTAAAACGTTTTAATCTGAGAATGATTTCCTACGGAGGTAGCAGACACAGCATTTCAATTCTGGTCAATTCGTCAGATAAAAAAGAAGCCCTCATTTCATTGAATAAAATCTTTTCCAACTAA
- a CDS encoding VCBS repeat-containing protein: MKKLLLLILFSISTIFPQYIPTYVESSSGLNNPFLEGGRTEVELADMNGDGNLDIVSVGDHGSPYINTGEHGVMIWFGNGTGANWSVVQIGNFGYGGVAIGDVNNDEKLDVGYGIHHNYSGEDLGDQILEVALGNGSGTAWTPWDNGLATNGEDWGMFCTDFADVDCDGDLDIGANSFGCCAGVHIYLNNGNGSWTQSFGFTGGNSSMDFVFGDVNNDGYPDFTVSQQNGTVYINDQTEILQ; encoded by the coding sequence ATGAAAAAATTATTACTATTAATTTTATTCAGTATTTCAACAATCTTTCCGCAATACATACCAACTTATGTTGAATCTTCAAGCGGATTGAACAATCCATTTCTTGAAGGCGGAAGAACAGAAGTTGAACTTGCAGATATGAATGGTGATGGTAATCTAGATATTGTTTCAGTCGGCGATCATGGCTCACCTTACATCAACACCGGAGAACACGGAGTTATGATCTGGTTTGGAAATGGAACCGGTGCAAATTGGTCGGTTGTACAAATCGGAAATTTTGGCTACGGCGGAGTTGCAATCGGCGATGTAAATAACGACGAAAAACTTGATGTAGGTTATGGGATACATCATAACTATTCCGGTGAAGATCTTGGCGATCAGATACTTGAAGTTGCACTTGGTAATGGATCAGGAACTGCATGGACTCCGTGGGATAACGGACTCGCAACAAACGGAGAAGATTGGGGAATGTTCTGTACAGATTTTGCTGATGTAGACTGCGATGGAGATCTGGATATTGGTGCAAATTCTTTTGGCTGTTGTGCCGGTGTTCATATCTATTTAAATAATGGTAATGGAAGCTGGACTCAGTCATTCGGATTCACTGGCGGGAATTCTTCGATGGATTTTGTTTTCGGCGATGTGAATAATGATGGCTATCCCGATTTTACAGTTTCGCAGCAGAACGGAACGGTTTACATAAATGATCAAACAGAAATTTTACAGTAG
- a CDS encoding T9SS type A sorting domain-containing protein has translation MKEFTSVISFLLLYSYNYSQVPFPQNPDWISTDILSVSTGGAFADINKDGWLDFVVANGNDISIQKLVVYYNNGNGTFPSTPNWQATDSDYHGHLDFGDINGDGWPDVAVSVYIGTGGFSTPGKVKLYLNNNGTLSSNPDWISGDLFYTFSCAFGDADGDGDLDLAVAGGEAYYNNPAQPRIYYNNGGMLETLPSWKGTASIYSYDVNWADFDNDGDLDVVFAGESNPNFIFANSGTSISTTPTWQSTDASQYANSLFVGDVNNDGFLDLAISDNNQLGGSGKFKIYLNNNGTLSTTPYWTSSFSGYGSGINLADIDNDLDLDLITGGWWQPIRIYLNNSGTFSATPQYTSTSTSVVEVIVMGDADNDALQNIQEVFISDSTKKIFYLQRTPVQAIHQVIVDEDTLQLNEYCYDLENGWIMLAEQPDSGAVITVEAVVSWDIDMGVTNWDQNKGNYLFFNTSDPVFVVNEEKSPENFVLHQNYPNPFNPTTNIGFRISDGGYVSLKVYDLLGNEVATLVDEYKPAGSYEVKFNAVGTGCDLSLTSGVYFYQVKTGDFKETKKMILLK, from the coding sequence ATGAAAGAGTTCACTTCGGTTATTTCATTCCTGCTTCTGTATTCATACAATTATTCACAAGTACCTTTCCCGCAAAATCCTGATTGGATATCGACTGATATTTTAAGTGTATCTACCGGCGGTGCCTTCGCAGATATTAATAAAGATGGCTGGCTGGATTTTGTTGTTGCAAACGGAAATGATATTTCAATTCAAAAACTTGTCGTTTATTACAATAACGGAAATGGTACTTTTCCTTCGACTCCAAACTGGCAAGCAACGGATTCAGATTATCACGGTCATCTTGATTTTGGCGATATCAACGGAGATGGCTGGCCTGATGTTGCAGTTTCCGTTTATATCGGAACAGGAGGTTTCAGTACTCCGGGAAAAGTAAAACTTTATTTAAACAACAACGGAACTCTATCATCAAATCCCGATTGGATTTCAGGTGACCTTTTTTATACTTTCAGTTGTGCATTTGGAGATGCTGATGGAGACGGTGATCTCGATCTTGCAGTTGCAGGTGGTGAAGCATACTACAACAATCCTGCTCAACCAAGAATTTACTACAACAATGGTGGTATGCTTGAAACACTACCTTCGTGGAAAGGAACTGCTTCGATTTATAGTTATGATGTAAATTGGGCAGACTTTGACAATGATGGAGATCTTGATGTAGTCTTTGCCGGAGAAAGCAACCCAAATTTTATTTTTGCGAACTCGGGAACGTCGATAAGCACAACTCCAACTTGGCAATCAACTGATGCAAGTCAGTACGCAAATTCTCTTTTTGTGGGTGATGTAAATAACGATGGATTTCTTGATCTGGCAATTTCAGATAATAATCAGCTTGGCGGCTCGGGTAAATTCAAAATTTATTTGAATAACAACGGCACTTTAAGCACAACTCCATACTGGACATCATCATTTTCCGGATATGGCTCAGGTATCAATCTTGCAGATATTGATAATGATCTCGATCTGGATTTAATAACAGGCGGATGGTGGCAGCCAATAAGAATCTATTTGAACAATAGCGGTACATTCTCAGCAACTCCGCAGTACACATCGACCAGCACAAGTGTCGTTGAAGTTATTGTTATGGGTGATGCTGATAACGATGCGCTTCAAAATATTCAGGAAGTATTTATTAGTGACAGCACAAAGAAAATATTTTACCTGCAGCGTACACCAGTTCAGGCAATCCATCAGGTGATTGTCGATGAAGATACTCTCCAACTGAACGAATATTGTTACGATCTTGAGAACGGATGGATAATGCTTGCCGAACAACCTGATTCCGGGGCAGTGATAACTGTTGAAGCAGTAGTTTCATGGGATATTGATATGGGAGTTACAAACTGGGATCAGAACAAAGGAAATTATTTATTCTTTAACACAAGCGATCCTGTATTTGTTGTTAACGAAGAAAAATCTCCTGAAAATTTTGTTCTGCATCAGAATTATCCAAATCCCTTTAACCCAACAACAAATATCGGATTTCGGATTTCCGATGGCGGATATGTCAGTTTGAAAGTTTATGATCTGTTGGGAAATGAAGTCGCGACACTCGTTGATGAGTACAAGCCAGCAGGGAGTTATGAAGTTAAATTTAATGCTGTAGGGACAGGTTGCGACTTGTCCTTAACAAGTGGAGTTTATTTTTATCAAGTCAAGACGGGAGATTTTAAAGAAACGAAGAAGATGATACTTTTAAAATAA
- a CDS encoding T9SS type A sorting domain-containing protein, whose amino-acid sequence MSNGLPVSGGYEATQIYDMNSDGYTDVVGFGNGIVTVWLGDGAGNWTQAAQFTLSSPGDYKAFRIDGDADHNGYPDIVLVDEEGTWINYQNHLRFFKENSPADSLTITPVYPSPNRKINVQSVQTIKWISEVPAGVSSLVKLEISANDTSGPWNVIADDLPNNGHFQWIIPESAASTDTCRIRYTVYTSTDTVSSITSAGFFIIGEPVFSEEKRNEFPEEFTLYQNYPNPFNPSTIIRFSITSVIASGVKQSQLVTLKVYDVLGKEVATLVDEEKPAGIYEVEFNTISHSGQFGISDLPSGIYFYQLKAGEYVESKKMLLIK is encoded by the coding sequence ATGTCGAATGGCTTGCCAGTTTCAGGTGGATATGAAGCTACTCAAATTTATGATATGAATTCAGATGGCTACACTGATGTTGTCGGGTTTGGAAATGGAATAGTAACAGTCTGGCTTGGAGATGGTGCTGGCAATTGGACTCAAGCAGCACAATTCACATTATCTTCGCCCGGAGATTATAAAGCTTTCAGAATTGATGGTGATGCCGACCATAACGGCTATCCTGATATCGTTCTTGTTGATGAAGAAGGAACATGGATTAATTATCAGAATCATCTTCGTTTCTTTAAAGAAAATTCACCAGCGGACAGTCTGACTATAACGCCGGTTTATCCTTCTCCCAACAGAAAAATAAATGTTCAAAGTGTCCAGACTATAAAATGGATAAGCGAAGTGCCAGCAGGAGTTTCATCGCTTGTAAAACTGGAAATCTCAGCTAATGATACAAGTGGTCCGTGGAATGTTATTGCTGATGATCTTCCGAACAACGGTCACTTTCAGTGGATTATCCCTGAATCAGCGGCATCAACCGATACTTGCAGAATTAGATATACAGTTTACACCAGCACTGACACGGTTTCATCAATTACTTCTGCAGGATTTTTCATAATCGGTGAGCCGGTTTTTTCAGAAGAGAAACGAAACGAGTTTCCTGAGGAGTTTACACTTTATCAGAATTATCCGAACCCGTTTAATCCGAGTACAATAATCAGATTTTCAATTACATCTGTCATTGCGAGCGGAGTGAAGCAATCTCAACTCGTGACCTTAAAAGTTTATGATGTTTTAGGTAAGGAAGTTGCAACACTCGTTGATGAGGAAAAACCAGCTGGTATTTATGAAGTTGAGTTTAACACGATTAGTCATTCCGGTCAGTTTGGAATAAGTGATTTACCAAGCGGAATTTATTTCTATCAGCTGAAAGCCGGTGAATATGTTGAAAGTAAGAAGATGTTATTAATCAAATAA
- a CDS encoding OmpA family protein codes for MKQRITVLICLFFILLYSPSFSQDISGSKDHPMFNRISGFNITEYNVEEFGTYTFTLDGETESIVEGTLTTIHYECDCEEAPLKIVRNFTNAMKNIGGQIYEPFKNRGYMFLKQGNKETWAEVYAGDYYYDLTIVEKGEVEQEITANAILKELNETGKAILYINFDSGKSTIKKESMPVVEQIIEMMKQAADIKISVEGHTDSEGSNESNLKLSEARAKAVVEAITKGGIDAARLSSAGFGEEKPIADNSTAEGKAKNRRVELIKK; via the coding sequence ATGAAACAGAGAATCACTGTTTTAATCTGTCTATTTTTTATTCTCCTTTACTCACCATCATTCTCACAAGATATTTCCGGCAGTAAAGATCATCCTATGTTCAACAGAATATCCGGATTCAATATTACGGAATATAATGTTGAAGAATTCGGAACTTACACGTTTACACTGGATGGTGAAACTGAGAGTATTGTTGAAGGCACATTAACTACAATTCATTATGAGTGCGATTGCGAAGAAGCTCCGCTAAAGATTGTAAGGAACTTTACTAATGCAATGAAAAATATTGGCGGGCAAATTTATGAACCTTTCAAAAACCGTGGTTATATGTTTTTAAAGCAGGGGAATAAAGAAACATGGGCAGAAGTTTATGCAGGCGACTATTATTATGATCTGACAATAGTTGAAAAAGGCGAGGTTGAACAGGAAATAACAGCAAATGCAATTCTCAAAGAACTCAATGAAACAGGGAAAGCAATTCTTTATATCAATTTTGATTCAGGAAAATCAACGATAAAAAAAGAATCAATGCCTGTTGTTGAACAGATAATTGAAATGATGAAACAGGCTGCTGATATTAAAATAAGTGTGGAGGGGCATACGGATTCAGAGGGGAGTAATGAATCCAACTTAAAACTTTCTGAAGCACGCGCTAAGGCAGTTGTGGAAGCGATCACTAAAGGAGGTATTGATGCTGCACGATTAAGCTCGGCAGGCTTTGGAGAGGAAAAACCGATTGCTGATAACTCTACCGCAGAGGGTAAAGCAAAAAACAGAAGAGTCGAACTGATTAAAAAATAA
- a CDS encoding T9SS type A sorting domain-containing protein codes for MPSGIHELKGGNSYFNRDNGSGRSRWGDYSGAWIDPRDSLSIWISIEYVEATNTWGTWIGSLKFNETVVEVTSDEDVIKSFELFQNYPNPFNPNTVISYQLSVISNVTLQVYDVLGNEVATLVNEEKPAGEYQVEFIPSSINHHPSSGIYFYQLRAGDFVQTKKMVLIK; via the coding sequence ATGCCATCCGGAATTCATGAATTGAAGGGCGGGAATAGTTATTTCAACAGGGATAATGGTTCAGGAAGAAGCAGGTGGGGTGACTATAGTGGTGCGTGGATAGATCCTCGTGATAGTTTAAGCATTTGGATCAGCATTGAATATGTTGAGGCAACCAATACGTGGGGTACCTGGATTGGTTCATTAAAATTTAATGAGACGGTAGTTGAAGTTACATCAGACGAGGATGTAATTAAGAGTTTTGAACTGTTTCAAAACTATCCGAACCCATTTAATCCGAATACGGTAATCAGTTATCAGTTATCTGTAATCAGTAATGTTACATTGCAAGTTTATGATGTACTTGGTAATGAAGTTGCGACTCTTGTAAATGAAGAAAAACCTGCAGGAGAATATCAAGTTGAGTTTATTCCATCATCCATCAACCATCATCCATCTTCCGGAATTTATTTCTATCAGCTTCGTGCTGGTGATTTTGTTCAAACAAAAAAAATGGTTCTGATCAAATAA